A single window of Sphingobacteriales bacterium DNA harbors:
- a CDS encoding transposase, which translates to MQGRKSFQPKTIFFTSLPELVPQDNFYRKLNSAISLHWIYKATAVYYGNDGNESIDPVVFFKILLVGYLNNINSDRKLIAFCADSLAIRLFIGYDIDEPLPWHSTISRTRQLYGEELFLTLFQQVLKLCVDKGMVSGKRQCVDSAYVKANASMDALIEKQVVDDAVLYANELNEHSDFKVKASMKKAVDKHHAWKAKAYKDMPGNAVNPKQTDEHGNLIRPKFTSNHTHINTTDPDARIAVKPGKARQLNYLCSSKCRR; encoded by the coding sequence ATGCAAGGACGCAAATCATTTCAACCTAAAACTATTTTCTTTACTTCTCTGCCTGAGCTCGTACCTCAAGATAATTTCTATAGAAAGCTGAATAGTGCCATTTCGCTTCATTGGATTTATAAGGCTACTGCTGTGTATTATGGCAATGATGGCAACGAAAGTATAGACCCAGTTGTGTTTTTCAAAATTCTGCTTGTTGGTTATCTCAACAACATAAATTCCGATAGAAAACTCATCGCTTTCTGTGCTGATTCACTTGCCATTCGTTTGTTTATTGGTTATGATATTGACGAGCCTCTTCCTTGGCATTCTACTATTTCTAGAACTAGACAATTATATGGCGAAGAACTATTCCTTACACTTTTTCAACAAGTACTAAAGCTATGCGTAGACAAAGGCATGGTTAGTGGTAAGCGTCAATGTGTAGATAGTGCTTATGTAAAAGCCAATGCTTCTATGGATGCTTTGATAGAGAAACAAGTTGTTGATGATGCTGTATTGTATGCTAATGAACTGAACGAACATAGCGACTTTAAAGTAAAAGCTTCTATGAAAAAAGCTGTAGACAAACACCATGCATGGAAAGCTAAAGCATACAAAGATATGCCTGGCAATGCAGTAAATCCTAAACAGACAGATGAGCATGGCAATCTTATTCGTCCTAAATTTACCAGCAACCATACACACATCAATACAACAGACCCTGATGCTAGAATAGCAGTAAAGCCAGGCAAAGCAAGACAACTCAACTATCTTTGCTCAAGTAAGTGTAGACGATAA
- a CDS encoding RES domain-containing protein, which produces MIEQVVIDYKIHKYNSAKDVKEKLDYFRKLSDNGLHKLTEQEFDNLKAEFIKFQNVIFTLFADTYPTKLFRVTNNKYLYGGQKVKLQKVTDLVGPPVGKSNHGRCNLKGESVFYSALDFKTAIWETRPEVGDLITVSEWEIKPGEKLNTHYIFHPTLTTTNKESSGAYDAWLQSKKEINPELVEVFDELIFFLTEQYMKKVSDDEKQNYLFSANYSSRLIQQNPDKNGFKIDAVCYPSVRMEYGLTNLAIFNDCVFDKLQLNKITVYDIAETNYDTNNVLTEDLIKVSPMIITTSNFDFEQNKIIYDLEAELKIAIELHEKYNNS; this is translated from the coding sequence GTGATAGAACAAGTTGTTATCGACTACAAAATCCATAAATATAATTCTGCAAAAGATGTCAAGGAAAAACTTGACTATTTTAGAAAGTTAAGTGACAACGGACTTCACAAACTGACTGAACAAGAATTTGACAACTTAAAAGCTGAATTTATTAAGTTTCAGAATGTCATTTTTACACTTTTTGCAGACACATATCCAACCAAACTTTTTAGGGTAACAAATAATAAATATCTCTATGGCGGACAGAAAGTAAAACTTCAAAAAGTTACAGATTTGGTTGGACCACCTGTTGGTAAATCTAATCACGGAAGATGTAATTTAAAAGGAGAAAGCGTTTTCTATTCCGCTTTAGATTTCAAAACTGCTATTTGGGAAACAAGACCTGAAGTTGGCGATTTAATAACCGTTAGTGAATGGGAAATAAAACCAGGGGAAAAACTTAATACACACTATATTTTTCATCCGACACTTACTACAACAAATAAAGAAAGTTCAGGTGCTTATGATGCTTGGCTTCAATCGAAAAAGGAAATTAACCCAGAACTTGTTGAAGTATTTGATGAATTAATATTTTTCTTAACCGAGCAGTATATGAAAAAGGTTTCGGACGATGAAAAACAGAATTATCTATTTTCTGCGAACTATTCATCAAGACTTATACAGCAAAACCCGGACAAGAATGGCTTTAAAATAGATGCAGTTTGTTACCCGAGTGTAAGAATGGAATATGGTTTGACAAATTTAGCTATATTTAATGATTGTGTATTTGACAAATTGCAGTTAAACAAAATTACTGTTTACGATATTGCAGAGACGAACTATGACACAAATAATGTACTAACAGAAGACCTAATTAAAGTATCGCCAATGATTATAACAACTAGTAATTTTGACTTTGAACAAAACAAAATTATTTACGATTTAGAAGCTGAATTAAAAATAGCGATTGAACTTCACGAAAAATATAACAACAGCTAA